GTCATCCATTTTGTCAGGattcatttcttcttaaatgtaCTTCTTATAAACAAGGGTAGTTAAGGCCTCAGAATTAAACAGTTTAAACTAGAAAACAGTCTTTCAAGACAAGACATGCTGTCCAGTCTGGCCAGAGATGCAGTGATTTGGATAGATAAGTGCAAAGTAAGCAAAGCGCTAATCAAATTATGGAGAGTTGTGTCCCCCACTGATGAGTAGAGGAATATTTAAAGTTTGCAGAAGCCCAAGAATTTCCTAAGAAACATAATCAAACATATTTGTTTCTAGTGACATTTCCCTGAATACAGAAAGAGGTATggacacttttttctttccccaaccAAAATTAACTCCTGAACAATCCCTCACCCTCCCATCAAATTAATGCAACACCAAAAATATCTGaggattgtttttattttatttaaacaatagGTTTGGGGCAATGTGGGAATTGAGCagcaccttttaaaaaaacCCTGTTGTGTGCTATATAGGATAAATAGgtgagttttaaaaaacatttatgttatgtacatatacacacactaaaccaaattaaaaaatggagaagGTTGTGCAGGGTTCTCTTCAGCACCACAAGAGAGAGGAAAGCCTTATTTCACAGCAAGCAAAAGCACTGCACGTTAGGATTAGAGTGCACAATCACATGTAGTGCAGATACTGAACCATCCCGGGCCCTGGAAGCAGTGCAGCTAGAGCAGCACAAAGCTCCGCAGGGGCCCAACTTCTCTCCAGAACAAAAGCAGCACCAACTCTCCATTTAGGATTCTCCATGTAGGACAGTGTGCTGTGCACTCCCAGAGCCAGCTGCTCTGTCTGCACCAGTTTCAGCAGAAGCCACGAGTAGTGAGCTAGTGAGAGTAAGAGCCCCTCAGCTAAACTACAGCACTGACTTAACGACAGCATTTCCACAACAAAGGTACCTTTGCTCCCCCACAGCTCTTGGGTGCTCTCCATAGGTCATGCAGAAGACAACTCCTGattattatttctgctctgtagtTCCCATTCCctacttgcattttttcctatctCATTTCCTCCTCATGACCCCTCTCATTTCCTCCAGGATGACAAGGAAATAAAGTGAGGAAGGGGCACGTACACCTAACCAAGAGGATATTCAACAACCAAATGAAGCTTAAAAACCATTCAttctgtaaaaaacaaacaaacaaaaaaaaacaaactgttaaaGTTCTGCAGACTTCTGGCAGAGTTTGGTCATTTAGCCCAGAAGTCTTTGTCTTCAGGCCCTGCAGGCTACACTGGCAAGAAGCACGCAGTACAAGgtaaaatgctgaataaaagaagaaaaaagtagacAGGGCCATGTGGAAAAGAGGCTCTAACATGGAAACCTAACACTTAGGCAGCAGTACTTATGCTACACGGTATGCTTTCAAGAGAGTGAATTCCTTCCTGTTGGTGCGAGCCGCCCAGATGAAGAGAGCGGCTGCCATGAATTGCAGTGGTGCCGAGACACAGGCTAGGCAGAAGGACCAGCCGAATTCACCCCTCACATCATCAGGCAGGGGCAGCTTCTTATGGAGCAGCTCAATCCCAGCTACATAGCAGCCAACCAGGCCCAGCGTACAAAGTCCTGAGGAATGAAGAAGTAAAGCGTGATGAGCTCACTGTTGGAGTGCTCTGGCTGTCACCAAGAGTTTCCGGAGGAGGGAGGGTAAGCGGTGGGTAGCCAAGACCGACCTGCGAGGAAATGGAGGACTCCTGTGGCGATGGCAGGGTAGAGGCTGCGACAGGCACATGCACAGAGCCCAATCAGAGCTCCAAAGCACATGAGGCCAAGGCTGACAAAGGGCAGGAGAAACTGCAATCGCCAGAGATCTGCATGTTAAAGAAACACACAAGACAGGTTTCTCAAGGATGTGCTAAAATTGACCTTCTCCCACCAGGTTGTATTTCTACCCATACTACTTCATTGGCTTAGCTAAAAAAGGTCCACAGGCTCCAACTGAagtaggaagaactttactTATTAACTCCCAAGCTCCTGTACCACATTCATGGCCAAAATCTTTGCTAAAGCACCTAAGTCTTCTCTTTAAACTTTCACCTACTACCTGGActacttactgaaaaaaatacccagaGCAAGATGCAGGAGCTTCCTCACTACTGTGTATGGAAAACCCCCTTCCCTTTTATCCCACTTTTTTACCTGCCACATGTGAAAGACACTTACAAGTCCGATTCAAATCCGTGCCACTGTTGTGATTTCCAGGCTCTATGTACTTTTCCATAAACTgatcagagagggaaaaactgATGCAGTTTGTAGTCATATCAGtttctggaacagaaaaaaaataatacaattacCATTAggttccccccaccccatctcCATCCAATCCCTCCTCTTCCAACCTCTTAAGCTGTGAAACTCCAAGTTCTATTTtagacaaacaaaaatgaaaaacctctCAAAAGAGATCTGAAGGTCACATTATCAGGCAGTAAGCATCATGTAGCTACTAGGAGGAACAGCATTCAAACATACAGAATCTTTAAGCTCACCTGGGTAATCCATAAATCTGTGCCACGCGAGTAGGGATAAAATGTGGCATATGATGCTTAACTATGTTGTTTCACATTCTTGTACTCCCGTAACAGAGCTGTGCTTATATCCACATGCAGAATGTGATATCTTACTCAACACTTCatgaaaaagagacagaaaggactgtttaaagaaaatgaaatacctatttttgtaatatatttctctccttttaccTCTCACTTAGATATTGCTCAGAGAATGCTAATGAGCAGGgttgttttatctttctttcaaaatgtgttttcattaaagagaaaaaaaatttattttatgtaatgtttttatccagaaaaagtgtttgagtgtttgaaattttttttcaagagttttCAGAATGAAGGgctttacacacacacagtgtTCAAAACCTACTttgaagcaattaaaatattgctCATTGCACTTCTTTATATCCTCCAACAACTGTcaaaaaaaggaatacaaataACTTATCCCCTATCCAACACTACAAGGACTCCAAAACATGCTGGTGTCATAAACGTCCCACTGTGGCATATGAGCTACATGAATGACTAGCTAACAGGACTGAGTGCCATCTTGGtaaggcagtatttttttcccactgctggATCCCTTGACCTCTCTTAGAAAGAGTGATGGGCAGAGCAACAACTGTACCGCCTGATGGGCAGTGGACACTAAGGAAAACCAAGTTACACTAGACTAAATTTAGATCATATATAACGTGTCAAATTCTGATTCTGTAGCATTGATAGACACAGACTTTTACCTTTCACTTCTTTAAAAGCTTAGActgcctttattaaaaaaaaaaaaaaaggaacaaacacaTACAAGCTAGAAATAAACTTTCTGGAGGAAGAAAGTGACACGGACATGTTGTGAAGAAGTTAGCACGTACCCCTCTAGGCAAGCTAGGGAAGTGTTAATTACTCCAGATACCTGGTGGGCTGTACCAGTGAGAGTTTTTGGGTACAGTGATACACCTCCGCCACAACCCAACTGTGCCGTTGCACCGGAATAACGCATCTGTGTAGGTCTTCTCATCTGCCTCTTCACTGATGAATTCTTCCCAGACGCTCCTGCCAGCTTCTGTAATGTTCTCAACGGGGGACAGGGTGTGGTATTCGTACCAAAAATCAGTGCCGATAGAAGCCGCCATGTATATGGTGGAGATGAGGCTGAGAACGCAGGCAATTACAAGTGCTGTAGCAAAACGGTTATCCATCATTGCGCCCTtgctgctgaaaggaaagagaaggccAGGTGAGTAACTCCTCAGATACTAACACCAGAGTTATCTGAGCAGCAGCATCATGCTCATGACGCCACTCTGTTACGCAATGTGCCCTCAGGATACGCATCTCTGCCCCTGCCAGGAGGCTGGAAGCACAGCAACGCACTAGCCCACACCCACAGGGTCGGGTGATCAAGACACAGCTGTCGCCTttctcccagcctcctgcagcactcTGTGCTagctgctctcctctctccctgagAGACCAACAGCAGTTGTGTCCCCAGAGCAGATGGCAGAGCTCACTGGCATTTCTGATCCTGACAGTAGGGAACCGCAGAGCAGAGAATCCACCTACAGTGCTCAGTCAGAAGACTTATCTTGCCTTAAGAGATTACCGAGGGTAGAAGTTATTTTTAGCCTGCCATCCCATACGGCTTCCACAGCTTGTGTTTACAGCAAAGATAAGAATCACAAGCACGccaaaaaaagcttttccagacTGTTCACAAAAGGCAGCCATGCCAAGATACTGGAATGCCTTTTGGGAAACAGTGAAATGTATCTAGGCACTAGAGACAGAACATGAAGGCAGTGCCGAAAGACAAGCTTGGAAACGAcaataaaagcagcaacaatGCCACAGTGTGTACAGAGGCTTGCCTAAAGAACTAAAACAATGCAAGGGGAGTGCCTGGTTTCACAGCCACTGGATGACAGGAGCTTCCAAAACTGAAATACCTTCACACACCAGCATGAGGGCCTTGGCCTGGCTCCCTGCAGGAGGTCACTAATGCCCTCCTTCACAGGCCTGTGCTCACAGCACAAAGTCAGAGTAAAGAAGGCACAGCAAAAAAACAGACTCCACATGCACTTACACTTCGACAGTACTGTGATTTGCTAACACACGTAATGTGTTGCAGAGAGTCCAACACATCAGAGGACTTTCGAATGCCTGTTATGCTCGTGCATTTGCTGTGCTTGATAAAGTTTATGGATTATGAAATCAGGCTTGATGCACTTGccaagtaaaatattaattgaagTTACCTTCACAGCTAGAGCTATTCTGGTAGCATGAGCTACTATCTAATCAGTTCTTCTTTACTGCTTGTTTTACCTTCCTTCTACACTCTCTGATCAAAACATTTTAGTCTTGTTTCTTTGCAGCTGAATGAAC
The nucleotide sequence above comes from Oxyura jamaicensis isolate SHBP4307 breed ruddy duck chromosome 1, BPBGC_Ojam_1.0, whole genome shotgun sequence. Encoded proteins:
- the CLDND1 gene encoding claudin domain-containing protein 1, whose product is MMDNRFATALVIACVLSLISTIYMAASIGTDFWYEYHTLSPVENITEAGRSVWEEFISEEADEKTYTDALFRCNGTVGLWRRCITVPKNSHWYSPPETDMTTNCISFSLSDQFMEKYIEPGNHNSGTDLNRTYLWRLQFLLPFVSLGLMCFGALIGLCACACRSLYPAIATGVLHFLAGLCTLGLVGCYVAGIELLHKKLPLPDDVRGEFGWSFCLACVSAPLQFMAAALFIWAARTNRKEFTLLKAYRVA